The stretch of DNA CTTGCGGATCGCCGCGCAATGCTACGATATGTCGGATTCCTGCTTGCCAGTATTTCTGGGCGATAATGTTCACTTCCTCACAGCTGGCGTCTACGCAGGTGAGATGCGCAGCAGGCTGGAGAGAGGTTTCGCTAACCATACGTACCACGGTTTGATGGGTGCGCTCACGAGTAGAGCCACCCGCGCCGTAAGTAACAGAAGCAAAGGCCGGATTCAGCGGGGCAAGGGTGGTAATAGCCTGCCAGAGCTTCGCTTCCATTTCGTCGGTTTTTGGCGGAAAAAACTCGAACGATACCCGGGGCGCGGTACCGCTAAAAACCGAAGCGATGTTGTAATTATTGTGTTTCATATGTTCTATCATCCGCAAATGCCATTGCGCGTAAACGCTTATTATGCGTGAGTGGTGCAAACAAGGCGTGACTGTTGCTTTCGTGCAACATCCCCTTTAAACATCCCAGTTGTACGGTGTAAAAAAGTAAATAGTCTTTATTCTTAAGGCGTCTCGGTTAAAATCCCGTAATATTTAATAGGCCATAATAGGCCATAATAATTTTTTTGGAAATATTTTGCGGATGGTTGTGTTATAGTATGCGTTCACTCTGAATGCACGATGCTCACCAATACCGATATAGGGGCGATCCATGATTAAAGCAGGTAAACTTTTTCAAATCAGCACATTAGTAGCTGCTTTACTGGCGGCGCAATTTTCTTTTGTTGCTCAGGCTTCAGCTCAGCAGACTGTGCAGCCTGCCGCAACCAGCAACGAATATGATGGCTATGACGAGTATTATAATGCCCCTATCGAAGATCCGTTTGAAACGGTAAACCGAGGGATTTTCAAGTTCAACGAGGTATTTGATACAGTGTTGATGAAACCTGTGGCGAAAACGTATGTATATGTTGTGCCGCAATTCGGACGTGACAGAGTGCATAATGCCGTTACCAATCTGACTGAGCCTGTAAGTATGCTGAATGGTTTTTTACAGGGCGATCCAGAGCGGGGTTTCACATCGATGTGGCGCTTTATCATTAATTCTACGCTTGGAGTAGCGGGTTTGTTTGATTTTGCAGGACATAACTTTGACCTGACACATAAAGATGAAGATTTTGGCCAAACCATGGGTGTGTACGGCTGGGGACACGGGCCTTATATAGTATTGCCAATTTTTGGCCCCTCATCAGGGCGGGATGCATTTGGACGGGTAGTGGATATTTTCAGCAACCCTTTCAACTATTCACCCAGCGATGAATTTGTATATGGCCGCGCAATTGTAACAGCAATTGATGCACGGTCGCGTAATTTGGATCTGGTAGAAGAAATCTATCGCAATTCGGTAGATCCTTATGCCACTATCCGCAGTGCATATGCACAGCGCCGAACGGCTCTTATCCGTAATAATGAGTCAGAAAACGGCGATATTGGTTTATAAACCTGAAAGGTTTTTTCATGATGCGTAAGTTTGCTTTTATATCTGCCATTGTTTTTATGCTGGCTGGGTTTGGCCAATCTGCTTTTGCCGCAACGGCGGATGATGCAAAAGCCTATGCCACCACCATTGGCGAAAAAGTACTGACCATCATGAACGACGACAAATTACGCAATAACCATAAACTGGCGCATTTGGAAGCATTGTTTGTAGATGTGGTCGATGTGGACTGGGTGGGGCGCTTTGTTTTAGGTCGCCACTGGAGAAGTGCCTCCGAAGCGCAAAAAGAAGCGTATTTACCTGCGTATCGGGATTTTTTGATTAAGCATTACACTTCGCGTTTTGCAGAATATAGCGGGGAAACCTTTTCTATCGAGCAAGCAGAGGCACGTCGCGCCGGAGAATACATGGTGCGTATGAATATTCAGCGCCCGCGTGGCCAAGAGCCAGTTATTGTAGATTATATGCTGCGTGAGCGCGGGGATTCGTTCAAAGTATTTGATATCGTGGTTGAAGGCGTGAGCTTGATAAACACCCAACGTTCTGAATTCACCTCGGCGGTAGAACGCAAAGGGTTGGATAAGTTGATTGGCGCCCTAAAAAGCAAAACTAACAGCCTTGCCATGCAAACCAGCCAAGAGCTGGATGCAAAAACAGAATAGCTGCGCTCTACTCCAGCATTGATAGCCTACACCAAGCGTGTAGTCATTCTCGCATTGTTCCATGTGTTATTATGTGTATCAACGCCCTCGTGATTGGGAGGGGTCTTCAGGGTCTTTGCGTTTTAATGCGGCCTGGAGTGCGTCAGCCAGCGCTGTACCAGTTGGCAGACCAATAGCCAAGTTGGGAATACGATCCGTTTCATCGGTTACCACTTCTACCCAAGAGCCGTC from Alphaproteobacteria bacterium encodes:
- a CDS encoding VacJ family lipoprotein; the encoded protein is MIKAGKLFQISTLVAALLAAQFSFVAQASAQQTVQPAATSNEYDGYDEYYNAPIEDPFETVNRGIFKFNEVFDTVLMKPVAKTYVYVVPQFGRDRVHNAVTNLTEPVSMLNGFLQGDPERGFTSMWRFIINSTLGVAGLFDFAGHNFDLTHKDEDFGQTMGVYGWGHGPYIVLPIFGPSSGRDAFGRVVDIFSNPFNYSPSDEFVYGRAIVTAIDARSRNLDLVEEIYRNSVDPYATIRSAYAQRRTALIRNNESENGDIGL
- a CDS encoding ABC transporter substrate-binding protein, with product MMRKFAFISAIVFMLAGFGQSAFAATADDAKAYATTIGEKVLTIMNDDKLRNNHKLAHLEALFVDVVDVDWVGRFVLGRHWRSASEAQKEAYLPAYRDFLIKHYTSRFAEYSGETFSIEQAEARRAGEYMVRMNIQRPRGQEPVIVDYMLRERGDSFKVFDIVVEGVSLINTQRSEFTSAVERKGLDKLIGALKSKTNSLAMQTSQELDAKTE